The Penaeus chinensis breed Huanghai No. 1 chromosome 34, ASM1920278v2, whole genome shotgun sequence DNA window acatcggtgtgggtgtttcgtgttctgtgattggtagtgttctgggccaccaagcgtggtttgtgtgggtgtttgcgtgtttttcaaagatgttgttataatgttcgtcttgttgttcgcgtagtcgggcccaggtgtttttgcctcgtctgtgtatgcgtgtgttcagtGGTTCCATGCTGTATATTCTGTGTAGTGTTTCTGCGGAAATTCGGTCTTGATATGTTGCGCCGTGTACCCAGAGTAGTGCTTTGTTTTGTACTGATTGCATTcggagtttttgtgtgtttgatattgcaaccagcgggatagctgtgtattcaagaataggtctgacagttgttttgtaaagtctgagttttgtttgtggtgtgcagcatgaaaagcgttttagtttggttagtgttatttgtgcttgtgttattCTGTGTTTGACGTGTGTGAGGAAGCCTGTGCTTGTGAACTGTAGTCCGAGAATGGTTCCTGTGTTAGTGTAtggaatgttggtgttgttgattgtgattggttgtgaatttctacgtgctatgggtatgagtttgaatttgtttatgtttgtctgtattttccagtggtgctcaaaggtgttgatgttctgtatagctctttctgttgttcgtttcatgaagtgttgtgatttagaggggtgtgtgataatctgtgtgatatcgtctgcatatgaaatatagttgctgtatggtgttggttctggcagattagctgtatacaggatatagagggttggcgataaaacgcctccctgtggtactccacttctgaggtggatgGGGGTGCCTAGGTGGGCTCCCAGGCGTATCGTGGCAGTCCTGTCATCCAGGAAACTACAGAGAAGGCGCGTGAAGTGTGTGGGTAGCTGTAGTTGTGTTAATTTGTACTTGagaccgtcatgccagaccttatcaaaggccttgctgACGTCTCGCAGTATTGCGTTCGTCTGGTGCTtgttagcgagaccgagagcaatctcctcataagcgagggcgatGGCACTCTCAGTCCCTCTGTGTGGGCGAAAGCCGTATTGCCTACTGTTGTGTATTTGGTTGTTTTCAAGGTGTGGGATGAGTCTTTGTGTTATTACCCTCTCTAGCAGTTTGCCTGGGACTTCTAAGAGTGAGATGGGGCGGTAGTTCCCCACCTCATGTGTAGATTTCCCTGGCTTGGGTATTAAGGTGAGAGTGGCGTGTTTGAATTTATCAGGGAAATATCCTGTTGCCAGTGCTGCATTGAAGATATGGCGTAGTCTGCTGATCATTCTGGGTGGAAGATGTTcaatgattgttttgtttatgttgcttgctcctggtgttgtgtttttggtgcgtttgattgtatttgttatttcctCTGGTGTGATTGGTGTGGAGAGGGGACTGTCCTCGGTGAGAGTGTTTAGTCTGATGGTGTTCTCTGGGAGAAATCTGTTTCTATGTTGTTGTATGTAGTTTGTAACCTCGGTCTCTGTGGTGTGGTCGAATCGGGCGTTCTCGGCGGGGGAGATTTGGAAATTCTGTTGCCAGAATTCCCTGTGGAGaggctccatctcctccaccgtgTCAACCTTCTGTCTTtgcgtgttgtatatgtatgtggttgtctgtttgttcgaTCCCATAAGCATTTTGAAGTTACTCCAAAATCTCTTGGGGTCTTTTGTGTTTTGACATAGTCTTTGCACAAGTGTTTCCCAGTGTTGTTTGTTCATTACTTTAGTTTCGTGGGTAATTTGTGTTCGTATTTCTCTGTATCGTGTGCGTAGTTGTGCGTCCCAGCCCCGTGTTATTGCAAGGTCGTGTAGGTGCCTGTATTGTATTTTAAGCAATTTCagacgatgtgtttctctgtagtgagGGATTGTCTTGTATGTTGTTTTGGGGATGTTGGCCTGCCgagccgtctgtatgtctgtgtaccactgttcaaggtgggtgtttattgtgtgtgtgggttgcccctcgagatcaattagttgtgtgttttcaagtgcttgtttgaagccctcccagtttgcatgtttgaAGGATTCTCGGGGTTGTGTTGGGATCATGATGGGATTTGTTGAAAGTGTTAGGATGACCGGGAGGTGGTCGCTGGTTGTGACATCGTCTGTTGTGATGTGGTGGTGTAGTTGTGCTCTGTGATTTGCTAAGACTATGTCTGGTGTTGTTGCCGTGTTATAagctatatatgttggtgtgtgtggaccGAGGTGTGTGAGTCTGCCTTGTTGTATGAGAGAGGCGAGGCCTCTGCCTACAGTGTTTGTGCGGTTGTAACCAAAAAGAGGGTGGTTTGCGTTAAGGTCTCCCATGATGTATATTGGTTTATTGTGCCTCAGGAGCTGCAAGATGTCAGGTTCTGGTATGTATGGTCTTCTTGGTGGAATGTATAATGTTGCTAGTATAATGGGTCCTTGTGGTGTGTTTATTTCGACTGCCAATAGGTCTGAGTGAAAGTTattaatgattttgtgtgtgatgtCATTTCTGATCGCTATTGCTACGCCATCGCTTCTTTCCTGTGATTTGTTGGAAGAGTAGGTGGTGTACATGTAAATCTTGAGTGGGTTGATGTTATTGAGCCCATGGCTGTTAATGAGTATGATGTGAGGGTCGTGTCTTCTGTATGTGTTGCACAGTTCAGCTTTCCTTGTTGTCCAGTGTAATACATTGTGTTGTATTatggtgaggcgtgagtgtaatgtATGGTGTTGCATGTGTATTATGTTGTTATTCAATAAAATAGCCGTTGTTTAGTGTGTCGAAGTCTTGGCTATATTCTATCATGGCATTGGAAATGTGCAAGTCGCCCCTCTTGAGGTGGCTGTGAAGCTTCTGAATTGTGACCATGTTAGAATGCTCTCTTTTCGATGTTAACCACTTTATTCGGTTATTTTTGATTTCAGTGCCAATTTCAGTGGGGTCAGAGTACTGGTATCTTTCAGGGTTCTCTGAGAAGAGGCGGATGCCATAATAGGCAGGGAGTATTGCAGTCCCGTCCATGAGGCGCTCCTCTCCTTCTATGTCAATGTAAGTTTCAGCGGGTTCTGTAAggtttggggtaggggggggtgcaTCAGGGGTATCGCAGAGGATATCCTCTGAGTCGACTACTGGGGATATTCTGATGTATTTGGGTCTCACTGACTGACGAGAGGGGGAGGCCATGGCGGTGGTGGGTGCCGGTAGGTCTTCGACGTTTTGGGGAACTGACTGGGGCTCCAGTGACTGGGCCCTTTGTGGCAGGGGCTCAGCTGATTGAGCCTGCAGAGGACGGGGCTCCGTTGCCTGGGCCTGTACGGGCTGCGGCATTGGTGCCTGGGGTTGTTGCTGTTCAGGCAGGTCCTGAACTGGCATGGATGGTGGTTTGATTACCTTAAGGATACCCCAAGAGTCAGATTCCCCAAGGTCGAGAGCAGGAAGGTTATTAGCCTCCAGTGCTACCCTAGCATGATGCCTGAATCCCTTTTCAGGGGCAATGATATTTTGCATGTGGGCATGCAGGAGGACCACAAGGATCTCCTTCGAGAGGTCGTTAGGGAGGGCTAGGTGAATGGACTCTGCCTTCACCTGTTTAATTTCTTGACGGACCTGGTTAATGAGTGGTTTCCAGGTCTTCGTCGTTGCATGTACTGCTTCCTGAGCAGTTTTCTGGGCCACAGCTCTAAATGGCTTAGCCTCAATCTCAATTAGTTTCTCCCTAAGCTTCTCTTGGGAAACCTTCATGGCCTCCTTTCGGGTGGGGCAACTGTTAGCAAATGTCCTGTGGGCACCACTGCAGTTTAGGCATTTTTTGACTGGACTTTTACAGTCCCTGTATGAGTGAGTGCTGGAGCCACACTCGGTGCACCGCGTCTTCTTCTCGGCCTTACAATGGTTTTTAAGGTGGCCATAACCGAAGCAGTTCATGCACTGCTTAAGGGGCGTATACCTCTCAAATTCGATTTGCCAGGGGGCAACATAGAGTTTGAAGAGGTATATCCccttatctttgatttttttggcCATGGCGTGGTCAGAGAACCTAACCTTCATGATGTATTTGAGCTTCATTATGAAAATGTGCTCAACTTGGGcgtcggggaaggaggaggtgatctCTTCCGCAATGTCTAGCTCCGACTCGTTGACAACTTGTCGGTCTAGCTTTTTGAAGACTAGCGTGAGCTTCGCCTTCATGTCTACGGGGAGTACAGGGGAGAAACCAAGCTTCTCCAAGGACTGGACGACGTCCTGCGAGAAGAGCTTCTCGGCATGGGCGTCGTCCTCAATTAGGGCCAGATAACCATCATGAAGGGTGAAGTACCGAAGTACTCTGATCTCTGCACTGAAAAGTGCATTGGCaagaatatctctttttctcgggGAGGGGCCACCGAGagctttgattttaattttaggCATGGTCAAGGTGCATTGGTCAGGGGAGATGCCGTGTGGGTGATGTGATTGAGGTGCGAGGTGAatggagagatgatgaagagagagagaaagtatggggAAAAAAGGAGCCTATACTCGACCCCCCCTAGTAGCagactggttgcgttctccagtgcaCAAGGGGATTGGAGCTTTGTGTTGGGCTGCTCCCTTATTGCCAATCCTTGCTACAAAGGGGCAACAGGTAAGTAGCACACCACCCAGACGAATACAAAAGCCCTCGAGGGACTTATGCAGGTCCAGGTGAccacaagaaagggaaaggaattcaGTGGAAGAAAAAGCACACCTATATGTCAGCTCAGACTGCTGGGCCTTTCTATACAGGTTTCCCTGTGAtagagagagctgcgggtctgaggagaGGTGTAATGTTCCCTTATCACCGTCAATGGTTGAAAAGAGACTGCTgaatgcagaaagaaaaaagcaaaaaatctCTGGGAAAATCAGAGAGTATTTACTGTACATTTACTTCGAGCACAATAACAGCAGGCGAGTTCGCGGCGCGATTGAGGCCTCGGCAGACCAAGGTGGCTCAATGACACTTTGAAGTTTCGTTTGCTATTATGGTGACTCGTTTAGCTTTGACTGGGTGATGGTGGGACCTTACTGCAATTTCGGCGAGCTTAGCTTTTATAGGCGGCCCCGGTTGACTGAGTCAGATTGCGACAACTGGCATGTTCTGTGTACACCAGATCAGCCAGTAGTCGTGGTCCTGTACGGGGAGGCTGGCGCGCGCGTTggacaataaaaggaaaattgtGAGTGCGGGAAACGTACTTCGTCCCGTAGGTACGACGACAAGCATCATGCCACCCAAAACTTCCGGAAAGGCTGCCAAGAAGGCCGGTAAGGCCCAAAAGTCTATCACCAagggtgataagaagaagaagcgcaggaggaaggagagctacAGCATCTACATCTACAAGGTGCTCAAGCAGGTCCACCCTGATACCGGTATCTCCTCCAAGGCCATGTCTATCATGAACTCTTTCGTGAATGACATTTTTGAGCGCATTGCAGCTGAGGCTTCCCGCCTTGCACACTACAACAAGCGTTCCACCATCACCAGCCGGGAGATTCAGACCGCTGTCAGGCTGTTGCTCCCTGGAGAACTTGCCAAGCACGCTGTTAGTGAGGGCACAAAGGCCGTCACAAAGTACACTTCCTCCAAGTAAATCTCTAGGTTGCATGCTTTTCTTGCCTCCTAGAACAACATCGGCTCCTTTAGGAGCCACATATTGTAATAAAGCAGATATACAATGACTTTGGTAACCCAGTTAGTTAGTAACATGTTCCCTGCctcctactgttattgttattgctacttctactactgtttctattattagaattactactactactataagacCATTCAGTGTccttacacacagatagatagctctacaagtgcttcatTAATTACCAAGTAGACAAACAGTGAGTCGGTTTGTTATTCATTAGCCgtacctatctgtgtatctcggCTGTTTAGCTTTTTGCGTAGAATGTTAGAAAGTGCCTTGTATGATTTCAATgtgattgatattagtattataatcatcattaacagacATTTCacgcctattattactattattactattattactattattactattattactattattactgttattactattattactattattactattattactattattattattattattattattattattcaaggaaTGGACAAATCAGGAGCGGTCATTAGAACCTACAAACTACAGAGAACATAACATAACACCTAACTTGTGGAGGTAAGGTAGGTTTGATCatatgtagtatatttattaatcttttagcACATAGACCTTGGGAGGTGAAGTGGATCGTAGCCTCTGTTTATTCTGTCACTCAAAGTGAGTATTCAAATAATGTGTTGCGTTATTGAGCGTCTTGATTGCAAAATACacctacacattatatatctgtatatatacaaatctgtatatatacattatatattctatatatacattatatatattctatatatacattatatatattctatatatacattatatatattctatatatacattatatatattctatatatacattatatatattctatatacattatatatattctatatatacattatatatattctatatactatatatatattctatatatacattatatatattctatatactatatatatattctatatactatatatatattctatatatacattatatatattctatatactatatatatattctatatatacattatatatattctatatatacattatatatatctatatatactatatatattctatatatacattatatatattctatatatacattatatatattctatatatacattatatatattctatatatacattatatatattctatatatacattatatatattctatatatactatatatatattctatatactatatatatattctatatactatatatatatattctatatgctatatatatattctatatactatatatatattatatatactatatatattatatatactatatatactatatatactatatatactatttttcttgcatactatatatactatatatatatatatatatatatatatatatatatatatatatatatatatttatatatatatatatttatatatatatatatatatatatatatatatatatatatatatgtatatatgtacatacatatatacttatacatatatatatatgcagatttctgtatagacacatatataccgatttctatatatacacacatacataattatttatatatacatacagaattctatctatatacatatatatatatatataaaactatataatacatatatgtacatatttatatagttgtgtgtatatatatacatacctaactatatatacatacataaacatatatgcatacataactaagtatacatacgtaaacatatatgcatacataatttatttatacatacatacatacatacatgctctcacatatatatatatatatatatatatatatatatatatatatatatagttatttatctatatatatagttatttatctatatatatatatatagttatctatctatataaatatacataaatctctctctctctatttttatatatgtatatatgtgtgtatatatatatatatattaaatatatatgtttgtgtgtgtgtgtatatttatatatatatatatatatatatatatatatatatatatatatatatatatatatatatatatatgtatatatatacatattagcatttagtgtgtgtgtgtatgcctatataactaatacatacataacactctctctctctcatatatatatatatatatatatatatatatatatatatatatattagtgtgtgtgtttgtgtatgtatatgtatgtttgtatgtatgtatgtatgtatgtatgtatgtatgtatgtatgtatgtatgtatgtatgtgtgtgtgtgtacatctgtatgtatgtatgctatcaagattgatataattattatgtatatatgcttatcaatACTAGTTTGTGTACATTGACAACTTTTACACTACTTGTCTGAATTTCATCTCTCTGGAGACAATCTTTAGGCCCTGAAAAGGGCCGAGGATTATGATTTTGTGTTGCAGGTATGCAATCAAAACCTTAGGCGCGCTCTCCGCGGATACGGCGAGCAAGTTGGATATCCTTAGGCATGATTGTGACCCTCTTAGCGTGGATAGCGCAGAGGTTGGTGTCCTCAAAGAGGCCGACCAGGTAAGCCTCGGAGGCTTCCTGCAGAGCCATGACAGCAGAGGACTGGAAGCGGAGGTCAGTCTTGAAGTCCTGGGCAATCTCACGGACCAGGCGCTGGAAGGGCAGCTTGCGGATCAGGAGCTCAGTGCTCTTCTGGTAACGACGGATCTCACGAAGGGCAACAGTTCCGGGCCTGTAACGATGGGGCTTCTTGACACCTCCGGTAGCAGGGGCAGACTTACGTGCTGCCTTGGTGGCCAACTGCTTGCGGGGGGCCTTGCCTCCGGTAGACTTACGTGCAGTCTGCTTGGTACGTGCCATTTTGCGAGTTTGTATCTATACAGATATGAAACGCGAACACGCTCAAGACGTCAATTtataggagagcgagcgagacctaGCGGAGTCGCGTGTGGCTGCGAGAGTCTGGCTTAACCCCGCCTATTTTGACTGGGTAAATATTGCC harbors:
- the LOC125043502 gene encoding histone H2B yields the protein MPPKTSGKAAKKAGKAQKSITKGDKKKKRRRKESYSIYIYKVLKQVHPDTGISSKAMSIMNSFVNDIFERIAAEASRLAHYNKRSTITSREIQTAVRLLLPGELAKHAVSEGTKAVTKYTSSK
- the LOC125043486 gene encoding histone H3 — encoded protein: MARTKQTARKSTGGKAPRKQLATKAARKSAPATGGVKKPHRYRPGTVALREIRRYQKSTELLIRKLPFQRLVREIAQDFKTDLRFQSSAVMALQEASEAYLVGLFEDTNLCAIHAKRVTIMPKDIQLARRIRGERA